A genomic stretch from Corynebacterium kutscheri includes:
- a CDS encoding ATP-binding protein, producing MSTTTAPGFPFSAVYDQERLQLALILTAIAPRIGGVVIRGEKGTAKTTTVRGFQSILGGAPLVNLPIGATEDRVVGALDLETVLTTGKANYRPGLLAEADGGILYVDEVNLLADHLVDALLDAAATGRVTIERDGISHTSPANFILVGTMNPEEGELRPQLLDRFGLSIDVSASRDVATRTEIMRRRLAFEDDPQGFADDWSASDDTLSQRVAQAKHIISQVVLSDENLARIAQICAAFDVDGMRGDLVIARTARAHAAWSGRSEVLDEDIRIAAELALPHRRRRNPFDEPGLDSEQLDEAMNEPLPQNGSPTDPPTENDSSPKDSPAESEPTSDGEVGSADTGAPFRS from the coding sequence GTGAGTACAACCACCGCACCAGGATTTCCTTTTTCGGCAGTGTATGACCAGGAGAGACTACAACTTGCCCTTATTTTAACGGCCATTGCCCCGCGGATCGGTGGGGTAGTTATTCGTGGTGAAAAAGGAACCGCAAAAACAACAACAGTGCGTGGTTTCCAGTCCATCTTAGGCGGGGCACCATTGGTTAATCTTCCTATTGGGGCCACCGAGGATCGCGTGGTGGGTGCTCTTGATTTAGAAACCGTGCTGACCACTGGTAAAGCCAATTATCGCCCAGGTCTTCTTGCCGAGGCAGACGGCGGAATTTTATATGTTGATGAGGTCAATCTGCTTGCAGATCATTTAGTCGATGCACTATTAGATGCGGCGGCTACTGGGCGAGTCACCATCGAACGCGATGGTATTTCGCATACTTCGCCGGCAAACTTTATTTTGGTAGGCACCATGAATCCGGAGGAAGGTGAATTACGCCCGCAGTTACTTGACCGCTTTGGACTTTCTATTGATGTTAGTGCCTCGCGCGATGTGGCAACACGCACCGAGATTATGCGTCGTCGATTAGCTTTTGAAGATGATCCGCAAGGATTTGCCGATGATTGGTCAGCTAGCGATGACACATTAAGCCAACGTGTTGCTCAGGCCAAGCACATCATTTCTCAGGTTGTGTTGAGCGATGAGAATTTAGCCCGCATTGCTCAGATCTGTGCTGCTTTTGATGTAGATGGTATGCGCGGTGATTTGGTGATTGCTCGAACTGCTCGTGCGCATGCTGCCTGGAGCGGGCGTAGTGAGGTTCTCGATGAAGATATTCGCATTGCTGCCGAGTTAGCGCTACCACATCGCCGGCGACGTAATCCTTTTGATGAACCAGGCCTTGATTCTGAGCAGTTGGACGAAGCTATGAATGAGCCTCTGCCACAAAATGGTTCCCCCACTGATCCACCGACAGAAAATGACTCTTCGCCAAAAGATAGCCCAGCAGAAAGTGAACCAACCAGCGATGGGGAGGTAGGTAGCGCAGATACAGGCGCGCCCTTTCGTAGCTAG
- the cobO gene encoding cob(I)yrinic acid a,c-diamide adenosyltransferase yields MPQGKVDPANIPDDGLTTRQRRMLPITAVHTGPGKGKSTAAFGMAMRAWNQSMNVGVFQFVKSAKWKVGEEAVFKRLGQLHEETGIGGAIEWHKMGEGWSWTKKHGSDEDHARDAHDGWLEVKRRIAQEAHDFYVLDEFTYPIKWGWIDINDVVETLKNRPGTQHIVITGRDADPQLIEAADLVTEMTKIKHPMDVGRKGQKGIEW; encoded by the coding sequence ATGCCGCAGGGCAAAGTCGATCCAGCCAATATTCCTGATGATGGATTAACCACTCGACAACGCCGCATGTTACCCATAACAGCAGTACATACCGGCCCAGGCAAAGGAAAATCTACTGCTGCTTTTGGTATGGCCATGCGGGCTTGGAATCAATCAATGAATGTGGGCGTGTTCCAATTCGTTAAATCTGCAAAATGGAAGGTCGGTGAGGAGGCAGTATTTAAACGTCTTGGCCAATTGCATGAAGAAACCGGCATCGGTGGCGCTATTGAGTGGCACAAGATGGGCGAAGGGTGGAGCTGGACTAAAAAGCATGGCAGCGATGAAGACCATGCCAGAGATGCTCATGATGGTTGGCTAGAGGTTAAACGTCGCATTGCGCAGGAAGCCCATGATTTTTATGTGCTCGATGAGTTTACATACCCCATTAAATGGGGCTGGATTGATATCAATGATGTGGTGGAAACCTTAAAAAACCGCCCAGGAACACAGCATATTGTTATTACTGGACGTGATGCTGATCCACAACTTATCGAGGCGGCCGATTTAGTAACTGAGATGACTAAAATTAAGCACCCAATGGATGTTGGTCGAAAAGGCCAAAAGGGTATTGAATGGTAA
- a CDS encoding vWA domain-containing protein has product MGSDVRPVRNGRGLNLIGTIRAAADRGAHIDAGRLEFIPTDLRGSLRRGKEANLIVFLVDSSGSMAARDRLNAVTGAVHSLLGDAYQRRDKVAVITVRGSAPEIVLQPTGSIDIAKKRLDGLPTGGRTPLAEGLNMAHELIEREYRREPGRPALLVVLTDGRATGKDGLAHLRSIAATIAQRGHTGSVIVDCEKGGRIRLGLATELAQNLGGTCVRIEELNAEALTEVIQAL; this is encoded by the coding sequence ATTGGTTCGGATGTTCGACCGGTCAGAAATGGGCGTGGACTGAACTTGATTGGCACAATTCGTGCTGCTGCTGATCGTGGAGCACACATTGATGCCGGCCGTTTGGAATTTATTCCTACTGATTTGCGTGGTTCTTTGCGGCGAGGTAAAGAAGCTAACCTTATTGTTTTTCTCGTTGATTCTTCCGGTTCAATGGCCGCACGCGATCGGTTAAATGCAGTTACTGGTGCGGTGCATTCTTTACTCGGTGATGCTTATCAACGTCGAGACAAGGTTGCGGTGATCACTGTGCGCGGTAGTGCACCAGAAATAGTGCTACAACCAACAGGATCAATTGATATTGCCAAAAAACGTCTTGACGGTTTGCCCACAGGTGGACGCACCCCGTTAGCTGAGGGGTTGAATATGGCGCATGAACTTATTGAACGCGAATACCGCCGCGAACCCGGCCGGCCAGCTTTATTGGTGGTGCTTACCGATGGTCGGGCTACCGGAAAAGATGGATTGGCCCATTTGCGCAGCATCGCCGCCACTATTGCACAACGCGGACATACCGGAAGCGTAATAGTAGACTGTGAAAAAGGTGGCCGCATTCGCCTTGGTCTAGCTACTGAGTTAGCTCAAAATCTGGGCGGAACGTGTGTGCGTATCGAAGAGTTAAATGCCGAAGCACTCACTGAAGTCATCCAGGCACTATAA